The Flavobacterium faecale genome has a segment encoding these proteins:
- a CDS encoding GAF domain-containing protein, whose protein sequence is MNHPILNDSPFKTKISFHKLIESLEEIALTDVDYRSNYALALLEQIKKVPELFTGIEDYASINEHKQLIKHLLADLFPTALTKNEIKAITIPFQNLTFNYTDRFKTILADAGNAFDMSIRDYNDDQLYIVSCILILNTQYGQNLDYNKPLFYDIPDANGILKHYRILYNADFMEIIRTENAVELTQEDIDMLMDNYDDIALWKQKFPKESWILKGFGIISLFDASVESAISNLKTNLLRSDNQQKSKDDDIQTIFRTIFKIPDLKLGFVLYNEEENKFTTPPFSNNTESNSYILLEKEEEIICKSALFGCTLQAIINDKKPFIISDVDKFSIENASFAAHLAKQNIKSCILAPVIKNDKLLGVIELISSQPKILNSVNANNLDLLLPYVVETIERYNIDLQNQIEAVIQREYTSIHPSVYWKFRKEAQKYFQIQAPNKDYIFKAIVFKEVYPLYGQIDIKSSSNHRNETVKQDLKSQISQLITILDHLTENNKLQLLEQRKFELFSFSKELLIELKADTEQQIQLYIQKEIHPVLTNAKNDPKLQLLIDAYFNELDEKTELFYHARKKFDEAMSIINKKMASVLDKEQLEAQQNYPHYFERFKTDGVEHNLYIGQSINPNIPFDMMYLNNLRLWQLQTLCKMELEHHRLKPLLPYELDVTSLILVFSSPLSIRFRMDEKRFDVDGTYNARYEVVKKRIDKANIKGTLERITQKEKITIVYSHQNEETEYLKYIQYLQFKNIIEPEIEKFDVEELQGVSGLKAIRIKVINSDVAHKKEYTYQELLNELS, encoded by the coding sequence ATGAATCATCCTATACTTAATGATAGTCCGTTTAAGACTAAAATATCTTTTCATAAATTAATCGAATCTTTAGAAGAAATTGCTCTTACAGATGTAGATTATCGCTCAAATTATGCTCTTGCCTTATTGGAGCAAATCAAGAAAGTCCCAGAATTGTTTACCGGAATAGAAGATTACGCGTCTATAAACGAGCACAAACAACTAATCAAGCATTTATTGGCAGACTTGTTTCCAACAGCATTGACCAAAAATGAGATTAAAGCCATTACCATTCCGTTTCAGAATCTCACCTTTAATTATACCGACCGTTTCAAAACTATCTTGGCCGATGCGGGTAATGCATTTGACATGTCTATTCGTGATTATAATGACGACCAACTCTATATTGTGAGTTGTATTTTAATTTTAAACACACAGTACGGGCAAAATCTAGATTACAATAAACCCTTGTTTTATGACATTCCAGATGCCAATGGTATATTGAAACACTACCGTATTTTGTACAACGCAGATTTCATGGAAATTATTCGTACCGAAAATGCAGTCGAATTAACCCAAGAGGATATCGATATGTTGATGGACAACTACGATGACATTGCCTTATGGAAACAAAAATTCCCAAAAGAAAGTTGGATTTTAAAGGGCTTCGGAATTATATCTTTATTTGATGCTTCGGTAGAGAGTGCTATTTCTAACTTAAAAACAAACTTGTTAAGGTCGGATAATCAACAAAAATCTAAAGATGATGATATTCAAACCATTTTCAGAACTATATTCAAAATCCCAGATCTAAAACTTGGATTCGTCTTGTACAATGAGGAGGAGAATAAATTCACTACACCACCTTTCAGTAACAATACAGAATCGAACAGCTACATTTTATTAGAAAAAGAAGAGGAAATAATTTGTAAATCTGCATTATTTGGTTGTACGCTACAAGCTATAATCAATGACAAAAAACCATTTATTATCTCTGATGTGGATAAGTTTTCAATCGAAAACGCATCTTTTGCGGCTCATTTAGCAAAACAAAACATTAAGAGTTGCATTTTGGCCCCCGTTATTAAAAATGATAAATTATTGGGTGTGATCGAACTCATTTCTTCGCAACCCAAAATACTCAATAGCGTCAATGCCAACAATCTTGACCTATTGTTACCCTATGTTGTAGAGACCATTGAGCGTTACAATATAGATTTACAAAATCAGATCGAAGCAGTAATTCAAAGAGAATACACCTCCATTCACCCGAGCGTTTATTGGAAATTCAGAAAAGAGGCACAGAAATATTTTCAAATTCAAGCACCTAATAAAGATTACATTTTTAAAGCAATTGTTTTTAAAGAAGTTTATCCTTTGTACGGTCAGATTGACATAAAGAGTTCCTCAAATCATAGAAATGAGACTGTAAAACAAGATTTAAAAAGCCAAATAAGTCAGTTGATTACGATATTGGATCATTTGACAGAGAATAACAAACTGCAACTATTAGAACAACGTAAGTTTGAATTGTTTTCTTTTTCGAAAGAATTATTGATCGAATTAAAAGCAGATACCGAACAGCAAATTCAGTTGTATATTCAGAAGGAAATTCATCCTGTTTTGACCAATGCTAAAAATGATCCTAAGTTGCAATTGCTAATTGACGCTTATTTTAATGAATTGGATGAAAAAACAGAACTCTTTTACCATGCCCGCAAAAAGTTTGATGAGGCAATGTCTATTATCAACAAAAAAATGGCATCGGTTCTAGACAAAGAACAATTGGAAGCGCAACAGAATTACCCACATTATTTTGAACGTTTTAAAACGGACGGGGTCGAACACAATTTGTACATAGGCCAAAGCATCAATCCAAATATTCCGTTTGATATGATGTATTTGAATAACCTTCGCTTATGGCAATTGCAAACCTTGTGCAAGATGGAGCTCGAGCACCATCGTTTAAAACCTTTGTTGCCATATGAATTGGATGTTACCTCATTGATTTTGGTCTTCAGTTCGCCACTTTCTATCCGTTTTCGAATGGACGAAAAACGTTTTGACGTAGACGGAACTTACAATGCTCGCTATGAGGTAGTAAAAAAACGAATCGACAAAGCCAACATCAAAGGAACATTGGAACGCATTACCCAAAAGGAAAAAATAACCATCGTCTATTCGCATCAAAATGAAGAGACGGAATATTTAAAATACATTCAGTACCTGCAATTTAAAAACATAATCGAACCAGAAATCGAAAAATTTGACGTTGAAGAATTACAAGGTGTTTCTGGTTTGAAAGCCATTCGAATCAAAGTAATCAACAGTGATGTTGCTCATAAAAAAGAGTACACGTATCAAGAATTACTAAACGAATTATCCTAG